Within the Vagococcus carniphilus genome, the region CTGGTGTTCCTCCATATATCTACGCATTTCACCGCTACACATGGAATTCCACTCTCCTCTTCTGCACTCAAGTTCCCCAGTTTCCAATGACCTTCCTCGGTTGAGCCGAGGGCTTTCACATCAGACTTAAGAAACCGCCTGCGCTCGCTTTACGCCCAATAAATCCGGACAACGCTTGCCACCTACGTATTACCGCGGCTGCTGGCACGTAGTTAGCCGTGGCTTTCTGGTTAGATACCGTCAAGGTGAGAACAGTAACTCTCTCACTTGTTCTTCTCTAACAACAGAGTTTTACGATCCGAAAACCTTCTTCACTCACGCGGCGTTGCTCGGTCAGACTTTCGTCCATTGCCGAAGATTCCCTACTGCTGCCTCCCGTAGGAGTCTGGGCCGTGTCTCAGTCCCAGTGTGGCCGATCACCCTCTCAGGTCGGCTATGCATCATGGTCTTGGTAGGCCATTACCCCACCAACTAACTAATGCAGCGCGGGCCCATCCAACAGTGACACCGAAGCGTCTTTTATTATTTTTCCATGCGGAAAAACAAATTATGCGGTATTAGCACCTGTTTCCAAGTGTTATCCCCCTCTGTTGGGCAGGTTGCCCACGTGTTACTCACCCGTCCGCCACTCTTTGATTTTCGGTGGAGCAAGCTCCGGTGAAAATCAAAGCGTTCGACTTGCATGTATTAGGCACGCCGCCAGCGTTCGTCCTGAGCCAGGATCAAACTCTCAATAAAAGTTGATTAACATCTTGCGATGTTTAGCTCATTAATTTTAAAACTTGCTAGCGAATGTTATTCACTAAATATGGTTTGTTTTTACTAGAAGTAAAAACGCCCTACACATTTGGTTTGTCTTACTTTGTTCAGTTTTCAAAGGTCTAACCTGTGTTGTCTTAACAACTTTTATATCATACCAAGTTGTTAAATGTTTGTCAACACTTTTTTGTTATTTATTTTTTATTTTAAAAATAAATAATCCTTTTAATAACAAGCTTCCAGATGTTGTAACATTTCATCTTTTAGTTTCGATGGATGTTTTTTTATCTCTGTCAGCGACATGTATTAATATACCAAGTATTCTGTCTTTCGTCAACTGTTTTTTTTCACTAACTTTATACAGCTAAAACTATTTTTTATTCGTCTTTATATGTTTTTCAGATGTTATTCATTCTACAAACATGCGCAATACTTATTTTTTACTGATTTAAACCAAAAAAACATACTTTTTATATAAAAACTCCAACAAAAAAAGGAGAAAAAATTCTCCTTTTTTTATCTCATTGTTGGGAATAATAAGATATCTCTAATTGATTGAGAGTTAGTAAGTAGCATAACTAGTCGATCAATCCCAATACCTAAACCACCTGTTGGAGGCATTCCATACTCTAAAGCTTCGATGAAATCTTCATCGATACCTTGTGCTTCATCATTCCCTAAATCTTTCTCTTTCATTTGCGCTTCAAAACGTTCACGTTGATCAATCGGATCATTTAACTCTGTAAAGGCATTTCCATATTCTTTTCCTACAATAAATACCTCAAAACGATCTGTGAATCGACCATCGTCTGCATTTTTCTTAGCCAACGGTGAAATAGATGTTGGATGACCATAAATAAATGTTGGTTGAATTAATGTATGTTCTACATATTTTTCAAAGAATTCATTAATAACATGACCATAATCCATATGTTCACCTAATTCGATATCATGCTCTTTTGCAATCGCTCGAGCTTCTTCGTCTGTCATCTCTTTCCAAAAATCAACACCACATTCTTCTTTAATAGCATCAACCATATGAATTCTCTTCCATGGTCCTTCTAAGTTAACTTGGTATTCACCATATTCAATTTGTAGTTTACCTAGAACAGTTTTTGCTGTATGAGTAATGATACCTTCTGTTAAATCCATAATGTCTTTATAATCTGTATAAGCTGTGTAAACTTCTAACATAGTGAATTCAGGATTATGAGTTGTATCAATTCCTTCATTTCTGAAAACTCGGCCAATCTCATAAACTTTTTCCATTCCACCTACGATTAATCGTTTTAAATGTAACTCTAAAGCGATTCGTAAATACAATTCCATATCTAAAGCGTTGTGATGTGTAATAAACGGACGGGCTGCTGCTCCACCAGCAATATTATGTAATGTTGGTGTTTCTACTTCTAAGTAGCCATGGGTATTTAAATAATTACGAACTTCGCGAATAATTTCACTTCGTTTAACAAATGTGTCAAAGCTATCTCTATTACTAATTAAATCTAAATAACGTTGGCGATACTTTTGTTCGACATTCGTTAAGCCATGATATTTATCTGGTAATGGGCGAAGTGCTTTTGTTAAAAATGTTAAGCTTGTTGGCTTAATTGTTACTTCACCCATGTCAGTTTTCATGATTTGACCTGTTACTCCAACAAAGTCTCCTAAATCAGCTTGTTTAAATAATTCGTATTCTTCTTCACCTACAGCATCTTTTCTAACATAAATTTGAATTTGGCCTTCGCGGTCTTGTAAGTGAGCAAAGCCAACTTTACCTTTACCACGCTTAGTCATCATACGACCTGCTACAGTTGCTGTTAAGTTAAGTTCTTGTAATTCTTCTTTTGTATGTTCATCATATGTTTCATGAAGTTCTTTAGAATTAGTAGTACGTTCAAAACGAGTGCCAAATGGATCTAGTCCCTTTTCGCGTAACTCCGCCATTTTTTCTCTACGTACGATTAATTGATCATTCATTTCTTCATGACCTTGGATTTCTTTTGCCACGTTACTTCCTCCTATAGACTTTTTTGACAATCTGTTCCCTACTATAATGCCACAATAAAACAAAAAAAGGCAAGTCTATTTGCCTTTTTCTATAAATATTAACCAACAACGCCTTTTAATGCTAAATTTTGAATGTATTCATCTAATAGCTCAAACATCTCTTTCTTAGTTTGAGCTTTGTTAACAGCCAACCTAGTAGTCGTTGCTCTTGGTGCTCCTTTTAAATAATAGGCAGCATGTTGTCTAAATTCTAAACAGGCTATCTTTTCACCTTTTAAAGCAACTAATCTTTCTAAATGAAGTTTGGCTGTTTCAATTTTTTTAGAAGCAGGTGGTTCTTCTAATAGTTCTCCCGTTTCTAAATAATGCTGAGTTCGGTAAATCATCCATGGATTACCTAAAGCTGCTCTTCCTATCATAACTCCGTCGCACCCAACATAATCTAGCATACGTTTTGCATCTTCTGGCGTTCTCACGTCACCATTTCCCATAAAAGGAATTGTTAAATGAGGTGTTACTTCCTTTAATACATCCCAGTTAGCTTTTCCTTCATACATCTGCACTCTTGTTCTACCATGCATAGCGATAGCTGAAGCTCCTGCACTTTGGGCTGCTTTTGCATTTTCGACAGCTAGTATATGCTCTTCGTCCCAACCAATTCGCATCTTAACAGTCACCGGAATTTTAACTGCACTAGAAACTGCTTCTACCATCTCATAGACTTTATCTGGATCTAGTAACCACCTGGCTCCTGCTTCTGCTTTAATCACCTTATTAACAGGACACCCCATATTAATATCAATGATATCTGCCGTTGTATTCTCTTCAACAAACTGAGCAGCTTCTACTAAATTTTCTTTGTTTCCGCCAAATATTTGCAAACTTAACGGATGTTCCGTTTCATCAATATGTAGCATCTCTAATGTTTTCTTATTTCGTTGTTGAATTCCTTTATCACTAATCATCTCGCAGACAACTAAACCAGCACCAAATTCTTTCACAGTTACTCGAAAAGCTGAGTTACTAATTCCTGCCATTGGCGCCACTACGACACGATTCGGTATTTCAACATTACCTATTTTCCACACAAAGGAATCCCCCTACTATTTGATTGCTTCATCTCTTAATTCTGTTAATTCAGCTGCGTTGTATTGATATTTTTCACCACAGAAATGACAAACAGCTTCCGCTCCTTCATCTTCTTCAATCATTTTAGTTAACTCACTCTCTCCTAGAGTTACAATTGCTGAAGCAAAACGTTCTTTTGAACAATCACAGAAAAATTGAACTGGCATCGTTTCTAAAATTTCAACGTTTTCTTCTCCTAACAATCGGTTTAGAATAGCTTCAGGTGTTTCACCTTGATCAAGTAGAGTTGATACTTGTGGAATATCGGCTAAACGTTTTTCAATTTCAACAATAGTAGCCTCACTTGCTCCTGGCATAACTTGAATCACAAATCCTCCAGCAGCTTTAACACAATCGTCATCTGTATTATCTACTAATACACTTAGACCAACTGCTGATGGTACTTGTTCTGAATTAGCTAAATAATAAGTGAAATCCTCTGCAATTTCTCCTGAGACAATTGGCACTTGTCCAGTAACTGGTTCTTTTAAACCTAAGTCTTTTACCACACTAAAAGTTCCGTTTGTCCCTACTGCACCACGTACATCGATTTTCCCTAATTCATTTGGTGGTAGATTCACCTCTGGATTTTTCACATATCCCTTAACGTTACCTTTACCGTCAACGTCTACTACAATAGCGCCAACCGGTCCGTCCGCTTGGATTTTCACTGTTAATTTTTCATCATTTTTATGCATAGCTCCTAATAACAAAGAACCTGTCATTGTACGACCAAGCGCTGCAGTAGCTGCTCGCCATGTGTCATGTCTTTTTTGAGCTTCACTAACTGTATCTGTTGTTCTTGTTGCCATTGCACGTATTTCACCATTAAAAGCCAATGCTTTTACTAAATAATCAGTCATTTTATCTCTTCCTTCTATATAAATTGATTCTCACTACAATAGAAAAGTGGGGTACACTTTCGTATATCCCACTTATCATAACTTATTTAATTAAATCTTCAAAACGATTTTACTCGTTAGATGACTCTTCTGATTCAGTTACTTCTGAATGTTCTTCGTGTTTTTCTTCTTCCAATTCTTTTTCTTCTTGCTGTTTTTCAGCGTCTTTTCTAGCTAACGCTTCTTTAGCTTCTTCAAAAGAACCTTCTTTTTCACTTGGAAATTCATTTTCTTTTTCTTTAGAAGGCATTACACCATCTTCGAATAAAGATTTAATTGCTTTAGCATCTAATGTTTCATACTCTAATAATGATTCAGCAATTAATTTATGTTGCCCACGATGTGACTCAATAATTTCAACTGCTTTTTCATGAGCACGTTTCAAGATGTTACGAACTTCTTCATCAATTTGGTAAGCAACTTGTTCTGAATAAGCTTTTGTTTGACCGTAGTCACGACCTACAAAGACTTGATGGTTACCTTCGTATTGTACAGGACCTAATGAATCACTCATACCATACTCAGTTACCATTGAACGAGCTAAACGAGTTGCTTGTTCAAAGTCATTACTTGCTCCAGTTGATTTAACACCAAAGACGATTTCTTCAGCAACACGTCCACCTAAAAGACCAACAATACGTTCGAACATTTCGTTCTTCGTAATTAAGAATTGATCTTCTTTCGGTAATGAAATCATATAACCACCCGCACGACCACGAGGGACAATCGTTACTTTATGAACCACGTTAGCATCATCTAAGACTAACCCACAAATTGTGTGCCCTGCCTCATGATAGGCAACTAGTTCACGTTGACGTTTACTAATCACGCGATCTTTTTTAGCAGGTCCTGCAATAACTCTATCTTGAGCTTCATCAATATCTGTTGCATCGATTTTCTTCTTGTTACGACGAGCTGCCACTAAAGCTGCTTCGTTTAACACGTTTTCTAAATCTGCACCGGCAAAGCCTGGTGTTTGTTGAGCAACCACTTTTAAATCCACATCGTCTGCTAAAGGTTTGTTACGTGAATGAACTCGTAAAATTTGTTCACGACCTTTAACATCTGGTGTTCCTACTAAGATTTGACGGTCAAAACGACCCGGTCTTAATAAAGCTGGATCCAGTACGTCTGAACGGTTAGTAGCGGCAATGACAATAACTCCTTCATTTCCATTGAAACCATCCATCTCAACTAATAATTGGTTAAGGGTTTGTTCACGTTCATCGTGTCCTCCACCCATACCAGCACCACGCTGACGACCAACTGCATCAATCTCATCAATAAAGATAATAGCAGGGGCTGCCTTTTTAGCATTTTCAAACAAGTCACGTACACGACTTGCCCCAACACCAACGAACATTTCTACAAAGTCAGAACCTGAAATTGAGAAGAAAGGAACGCCTGCTTCTCCGGCTACTGCTTTAGCAAGTAATGTTTTACCTGTTCCCGGAGGTCCTTCTAAAAGAACACCTGCCGGAATACGAGCACCCAGAGCGACAAATCGTCGTGGGTCTTTTAAGAATTCTACTACTTCTACTAGTTCTTGTTTCTCTTCTTCAGCACCTGCTACGTCAGAGAAGCGAACTGTAATTGATTTTTTATCTGCTTCTTTTGTTTTTGTTTTTCCAAAGTTCATCACACGACCATTTCCGCCGCCTTGACCACCTTGACCCATTAACATGTAGAACAAGAACACCATAAAGATTAATGGTAAGAAACTAAATAATAATTGGACCCAAATACCGCTACTTGATTGCTCTTTGACAACAAATTTTGTCTTAGCACTTTTGGCAGCTTCATTGATATTGGCTAAGGTTGAGTCATTTGGTAAAACTGTAGTCGTAAAACGTTTAGATTTTACTTTTGTTTTTCCAAAGACAGGTAAGCCACCTGAGTCTGTTACTTTTTGATCTTCAAAATACTCACCAGTTATTTTATAAACGCCATTAGATGGCTGGACTGAGAATTCTTTGACTTGTTCATCTTTTAATTGCTGATAGAATGTTGAATAATTGATGCTAGGAGACTGATCTCCACCTTGACCAAAGAAGAAATACACAATCATTATCATCGATAAGAAAACAATAATGTAATAAAGTGAATTTTTCATCCCTGAATTCTTCTTATTATTCATACATGGCCTCCTTATATATTTAGTTTTTAGTTTTATCAGTAAGTCTTGATTATATCACACACAGATTGACAAAAATTTAATTATTTTCGTAAATCTCTGGTTTTAAAACACCGATATATGGTAAATTACGGTAATCTTCAGCGTAATCTAAGCCGTATCCTACCACAAATTCATTCGGCACTTCAAATCCAATGTAATCTGCGTCCATTTCAACAACGCGACCTTCTGGCTTATCAAGCATTGTTACAATTTTAACGGATGCTGCTTTACGGTGTTTCAATAAATCAACTAAATATCTCAGTGTACGACCACTATCAACGATATCTTCTACAATTAGAATGTGACGACCTTCAACTACCGTACTTAAATCTTTTAAAATACGCACTTCTCCTGAAGAGACTGTTGCGTTTCCATAACTAGATACATCCATAAAATCCATTTCCATATGAATATTCATTGCGCGAACTAAGTCAGCTAAAAAAGGTACAGCACCTTTTAAGACACCAACAACTAGAGGAAATTTGTCCTCATAATCGTTGCTAATAGCTTCTCCTAAAGCTTTCACACGTTCTTGGATTTGTTCTTCTGAATAAAATGTTTTTTCTATATCTTTCTCTAACATCAGGATCTCCTTCCAAACTTACTCGTCTTTTGCATAAAAATAGACAAGCTTATACTGTATTTTATCAGTTTCATCTCGAATACTCAAATAACTTTCCCTAAAAGGTACTAACCATTTCACAATATTTTCGTGATCTTCTACAACCCAACTTTTTTT harbors:
- the lysS gene encoding lysine--tRNA ligase, producing the protein MNDQLIVRREKMAELREKGLDPFGTRFERTTNSKELHETYDEHTKEELQELNLTATVAGRMMTKRGKGKVGFAHLQDREGQIQIYVRKDAVGEEEYELFKQADLGDFVGVTGQIMKTDMGEVTIKPTSLTFLTKALRPLPDKYHGLTNVEQKYRQRYLDLISNRDSFDTFVKRSEIIREVRNYLNTHGYLEVETPTLHNIAGGAAARPFITHHNALDMELYLRIALELHLKRLIVGGMEKVYEIGRVFRNEGIDTTHNPEFTMLEVYTAYTDYKDIMDLTEGIITHTAKTVLGKLQIEYGEYQVNLEGPWKRIHMVDAIKEECGVDFWKEMTDEEARAIAKEHDIELGEHMDYGHVINEFFEKYVEHTLIQPTFIYGHPTSISPLAKKNADDGRFTDRFEVFIVGKEYGNAFTELNDPIDQRERFEAQMKEKDLGNDEAQGIDEDFIEALEYGMPPTGGLGIGIDRLVMLLTNSQSIRDILLFPTMR
- the dusB gene encoding tRNA dihydrouridine synthase DusB; this translates as MAGISNSAFRVTVKEFGAGLVVCEMISDKGIQQRNKKTLEMLHIDETEHPLSLQIFGGNKENLVEAAQFVEENTTADIIDINMGCPVNKVIKAEAGARWLLDPDKVYEMVEAVSSAVKIPVTVKMRIGWDEEHILAVENAKAAQSAGASAIAMHGRTRVQMYEGKANWDVLKEVTPHLTIPFMGNGDVRTPEDAKRMLDYVGCDGVMIGRAALGNPWMIYRTQHYLETGELLEEPPASKKIETAKLHLERLVALKGEKIACLEFRQHAAYYLKGAPRATTTRLAVNKAQTKKEMFELLDEYIQNLALKGVVG
- the hslO gene encoding Hsp33 family molecular chaperone HslO — encoded protein: MTDYLVKALAFNGEIRAMATRTTDTVSEAQKRHDTWRAATAALGRTMTGSLLLGAMHKNDEKLTVKIQADGPVGAIVVDVDGKGNVKGYVKNPEVNLPPNELGKIDVRGAVGTNGTFSVVKDLGLKEPVTGQVPIVSGEIAEDFTYYLANSEQVPSAVGLSVLVDNTDDDCVKAAGGFVIQVMPGASEATIVEIEKRLADIPQVSTLLDQGETPEAILNRLLGEENVEILETMPVQFFCDCSKERFASAIVTLGESELTKMIEEDEGAEAVCHFCGEKYQYNAAELTELRDEAIK
- the ftsH gene encoding ATP-dependent zinc metalloprotease FtsH, translated to MNNKKNSGMKNSLYYIIVFLSMIMIVYFFFGQGGDQSPSINYSTFYQQLKDEQVKEFSVQPSNGVYKITGEYFEDQKVTDSGGLPVFGKTKVKSKRFTTTVLPNDSTLANINEAAKSAKTKFVVKEQSSSGIWVQLLFSFLPLIFMVFLFYMLMGQGGQGGGNGRVMNFGKTKTKEADKKSITVRFSDVAGAEEEKQELVEVVEFLKDPRRFVALGARIPAGVLLEGPPGTGKTLLAKAVAGEAGVPFFSISGSDFVEMFVGVGASRVRDLFENAKKAAPAIIFIDEIDAVGRQRGAGMGGGHDEREQTLNQLLVEMDGFNGNEGVIVIAATNRSDVLDPALLRPGRFDRQILVGTPDVKGREQILRVHSRNKPLADDVDLKVVAQQTPGFAGADLENVLNEAALVAARRNKKKIDATDIDEAQDRVIAGPAKKDRVISKRQRELVAYHEAGHTICGLVLDDANVVHKVTIVPRGRAGGYMISLPKEDQFLITKNEMFERIVGLLGGRVAEEIVFGVKSTGASNDFEQATRLARSMVTEYGMSDSLGPVQYEGNHQVFVGRDYGQTKAYSEQVAYQIDEEVRNILKRAHEKAVEIIESHRGQHKLIAESLLEYETLDAKAIKSLFEDGVMPSKEKENEFPSEKEGSFEEAKEALARKDAEKQQEEKELEEEKHEEHSEVTESEESSNE
- the hpt gene encoding hypoxanthine phosphoribosyltransferase; this translates as MLEKDIEKTFYSEEQIQERVKALGEAISNDYEDKFPLVVGVLKGAVPFLADLVRAMNIHMEMDFMDVSSYGNATVSSGEVRILKDLSTVVEGRHILIVEDIVDSGRTLRYLVDLLKHRKAASVKIVTMLDKPEGRVVEMDADYIGFEVPNEFVVGYGLDYAEDYRNLPYIGVLKPEIYENN